Proteins encoded within one genomic window of Candidatus Neptunochlamydia vexilliferae:
- a CDS encoding MBL fold metallo-hydrolase — MLIERFEEKGLSHYSYAVGDAEKGQIAIIDPQFDVDVYLDYAEKHRLVISHVFETHIHADYISGARYLAARTKATLVLSGYDKGEKFEVGFPHKECFNKDTFHLGNVNLEALHTPGHTPEHLSFLAWVAGEPKALFSGDFLFVGSVGRADVLDDKETTFLAKKLYQSVKTTLKGLPNHLPILPGHGAGSLCGGGMLSQPSSTLGQERLTNPFLKPKLTEKEFIDLLFARTPCRPDYFSQVKAYNCLEEKKEMPTAIPLDPQTFKKEVDKGAFVLDLHDQKNFSRGHIPGAVCIGAGAKLGFWAATTIPYDIPILLVAPDPLRIDEAVRSLARVGFSKITGYLKGGNQHWKEEGFPLEAVGEIFPDQLDHQKEVHLIDVRTPREWENGHLEGALHIPCSELPKRLGELPQGKLLFICAGGYRSVLAASLAKKEGRQGVSHLPGGMLSLRARKEINTTI; from the coding sequence ATGTTGATTGAGCGATTCGAAGAAAAAGGGCTCTCCCACTATTCCTATGCCGTTGGAGATGCCGAAAAGGGGCAGATTGCCATTATTGACCCCCAGTTTGATGTCGATGTTTATTTAGACTATGCTGAAAAACACCGTCTCGTTATCTCCCATGTTTTTGAAACCCATATCCATGCTGATTATATTTCTGGAGCCCGCTACTTAGCTGCTCGAACCAAGGCGACCCTTGTCCTTTCGGGTTACGACAAAGGAGAGAAATTTGAAGTGGGCTTTCCCCATAAGGAGTGCTTCAATAAAGATACGTTTCATTTAGGGAATGTCAATCTAGAGGCCCTCCATACTCCAGGCCATACCCCTGAACACCTCTCTTTTCTTGCTTGGGTAGCGGGGGAGCCCAAAGCCCTTTTTTCAGGAGACTTCCTTTTTGTGGGTTCGGTAGGACGTGCAGATGTTTTAGATGATAAAGAAACGACTTTTCTTGCTAAAAAGCTTTACCAGTCAGTGAAAACAACGCTCAAAGGGCTTCCCAATCACCTTCCTATTCTACCTGGCCATGGCGCAGGCTCCTTATGTGGTGGGGGAATGCTTTCCCAACCCTCCTCGACCCTCGGACAAGAACGGCTGACCAATCCCTTTTTAAAACCGAAGCTCACCGAAAAAGAGTTTATCGACCTTCTCTTTGCGCGGACCCCTTGCCGTCCTGACTACTTTAGCCAGGTGAAGGCTTACAATTGCTTAGAAGAAAAAAAAGAAATGCCAACGGCAATTCCTCTCGATCCTCAAACGTTTAAGAAAGAAGTGGACAAAGGAGCCTTTGTCCTAGATCTGCATGACCAAAAAAACTTTTCTCGAGGACATATTCCTGGGGCGGTTTGCATCGGAGCGGGGGCCAAACTCGGCTTTTGGGCAGCTACAACGATTCCTTATGACATCCCCATTCTTCTTGTTGCTCCCGATCCTTTACGGATCGATGAAGCGGTCCGTTCACTTGCTCGGGTTGGTTTTTCCAAAATTACAGGCTACCTCAAAGGGGGAAATCAACATTGGAAAGAAGAGGGATTTCCTTTAGAAGCCGTTGGAGAAATCTTTCCCGATCAGCTTGATCACCAAAAAGAGGTTCACCTCATCGATGTCCGGACTCCCCGCGAGTGGGAAAATGGCCATCTAGAAGGGGCGCTCCATATCCCGTGCTCCGAACTTCCAAAGCGACTTGGGGAGCTTCCCCAAGGAAAACTTCTCTTTATCTGTGCTGGAGGCTACCGCTCGGTTCTTGCGGCAAGCCTTGCCAAAAAGGAGGGGCGGCAAGGAGTTTCCCACCTTCCCGGAGGAATGTTGTCCCTAAGGGCCCGTAAAGAAATAAATACCACAATTTGA
- the typA gene encoding translational GTPase TypA: MYPPEKIRNIAIIAHIDHGKTTLLDALLQQAETFRANEAIPERAMDSYELEKERGITIFAKHTSLFVDECKINVIDTPGHADFSGEVERVLGMVNSVLLIVDAGEGPMPQTRFVLSQALKMGINPIVVLNKIDKPHADPESALNKTFDLFVELGANDEQLDFAYCYASAVGGYAFMKEGDPQEDMRPLFDLIIHKVPHPPGNLEVPFLMQASTISHSDFLGRQATGRILEGVVRKGDSFTLVEKSGHPTNHKVTRIDGYHGLKKVELEEAGVGDIVSISGAPDVMIGDTLCDPGHVHQLPLIELGEPTLSVEISVNSGPFVGRDGKHVTMNKIRNRLLHEKKSNISLNVEEIEGREDAIRVAGRGELHLSILIEAMRREGYEFLVSKPRVILRENKEPLEHVHIEVPDEFSGTVIEELNRRKGEMRNFHTNEHNITTIEFNLPTRGLIGYRNEFLTVTRGLGILTSVFDAYGPYRGEIPGRKNGALVSMNQGKVTAYACFNLQSRGTIFVTPTDDVYEGMIIGENSRDNDLVVNITREKQLTNVRASGSDESLTLTPPMVFTLEQAIDFIQDDEFVEVTPNHIRLRKRVLKESERKSSRK; the protein is encoded by the coding sequence ATGTACCCTCCAGAAAAAATTCGTAATATTGCGATTATAGCCCATATTGACCATGGGAAAACCACTCTGCTCGACGCCTTGCTTCAGCAAGCAGAAACCTTCCGAGCAAACGAAGCCATCCCCGAGCGGGCGATGGACTCCTACGAGCTTGAAAAAGAGCGGGGAATCACCATTTTTGCTAAACATACGAGCCTTTTTGTCGATGAATGTAAGATCAATGTGATCGACACCCCCGGCCATGCCGACTTCTCAGGAGAGGTCGAGCGGGTACTCGGGATGGTTAACTCGGTTCTTTTGATCGTCGATGCAGGGGAAGGGCCCATGCCTCAGACCCGCTTTGTCCTATCGCAGGCGCTGAAGATGGGAATCAACCCAATCGTGGTTTTAAATAAGATCGATAAGCCCCACGCCGACCCCGAAAGTGCGCTCAATAAGACCTTTGATCTCTTTGTCGAGCTCGGAGCCAATGATGAGCAGCTCGACTTTGCCTACTGCTACGCTTCAGCGGTTGGGGGATACGCCTTTATGAAAGAGGGAGATCCGCAAGAAGATATGCGCCCCCTTTTCGATCTGATTATTCACAAAGTGCCCCACCCTCCTGGAAACTTGGAGGTTCCCTTTTTGATGCAGGCAAGCACCATTTCTCATAGCGACTTTTTGGGAAGGCAGGCAACAGGACGGATTTTAGAGGGAGTGGTTCGGAAAGGAGACTCCTTTACCCTCGTCGAAAAAAGTGGTCACCCCACTAACCACAAAGTGACCCGGATCGATGGCTACCATGGACTGAAGAAGGTGGAACTCGAAGAGGCGGGTGTGGGCGATATCGTGAGCATTTCGGGAGCGCCCGATGTGATGATTGGCGATACCCTGTGTGATCCTGGCCATGTCCATCAACTTCCCCTAATTGAGCTGGGCGAGCCTACCCTTTCCGTTGAAATTTCGGTGAACTCGGGCCCCTTTGTTGGACGGGATGGAAAGCATGTGACGATGAATAAGATCCGTAACCGCCTCCTCCACGAAAAGAAGTCAAATATCTCCTTAAACGTCGAAGAGATTGAAGGGCGGGAAGATGCGATCCGTGTTGCAGGACGGGGAGAGCTTCATCTCTCCATTTTAATCGAAGCGATGCGGCGAGAAGGGTATGAATTTTTAGTGTCCAAGCCGCGGGTGATTCTAAGGGAAAATAAAGAGCCTCTCGAACATGTGCATATCGAGGTGCCCGATGAGTTTTCAGGGACGGTGATCGAAGAGCTCAACCGCCGTAAGGGGGAGATGCGCAATTTTCATACAAATGAGCACAACATCACGACAATTGAGTTTAACCTTCCTACACGCGGACTAATTGGCTACCGGAATGAGTTTTTGACCGTGACGCGAGGGTTGGGGATCTTAACCTCGGTCTTCGATGCTTACGGCCCCTATCGAGGAGAAATTCCCGGGCGAAAAAATGGGGCGCTTGTCTCGATGAACCAAGGAAAGGTCACCGCCTATGCCTGCTTCAACCTCCAAAGTCGAGGGACGATTTTTGTGACGCCAACCGATGATGTCTATGAGGGGATGATCATTGGAGAAAATAGTCGAGATAATGACCTTGTTGTCAACATCACTCGGGAAAAGCAGCTCACGAACGTCCGTGCTTCTGGGAGCGACGAGAGTCTTACCCTCACGCCACCAATGGTTTTTACCCTGGAACAAGCGATCGACTTCATCCAAGACGATGAGTTTGTTGAGGTGACCCCCAACCACATCCGTTTAAGAAAACGGGTTTTAAAAGAAAGTGAGCGAAAATCTTCTCGTAAATAA